The Leisingera daeponensis DSM 23529 genome includes the window TTCAGATCCGCGATGATCCGGGCGGTTTCAACCTCCGTCAGCTGGGTTGAGGTGGGCACCGCCACCAGCCCGGCGGCAATGGCGCCGAGATAGGCGACCGGAAACTCGACCGTGTTCCCAAGCCGCATCAGCACGATGTCACCGGGCTTGAGACCGGCCGCCAGCAGCCCGGTTCCGGTGCCGCGCACCGCCGCCTCCAGCCGGGCAAAGCTCCAATCATCGCTTGCATCGCCCGACAGAACCGACAGCGCGGTCTTCTCCTCCAGCCGCCCGGCATGGCGCAGCACATGGGCGGCCAGATTGAAGGGGGACGGGCAGGGCGCGAACGGCCCCTGATCAAAAACAGACAGCATGGCAAATGGCTAGCCTGCGCTGTCCTGCGTTGCAAGGTGCGCAGGTGCGGCTTATAGAGTGCCTATGACTGGCCGTGACCCGAAATCCCTGATCACCATCGCCCGTGCCAACGGCGGCGAAGACAACGCAGAGCCGCTGGATCTGGGCGCCCGGGTGCGGGAGTTGCGCAAGGCGCGGGACTGGACGCTGGAACATGCGGCCAATCAGGCCGGGCTGGCGCGCTCCACCCTGTCCAAGATCGAAAACGGCCAGATGTCACCGACTTACGAGGCGCTGAAGAAGCTGGCCGTGGGCCTGCAGATCTCGGTGCCGCAGCTGTTCACCCCGCCGCAGCGCGATCAGGTGAACGGCCGGATGACGGTGACCAAATCCGGCGACGGATCGGCCCATGCCACTGCCACCTATGAGCACGAGCTGCTGGCCGACGGGCTGACACGCAAGCAGATGCTGCCCTACCGGGCACGGGTGCGCGCACGGTCGATGGAGGAATTCGACGGCTGGGTGCGCCACGACGGCGAGGAATTCCTTTATGTGCTGACCGGCGTGGTCAAGCTTTACACGGAATTCTATGAGCCGATCGAGATGCGCCGCGGCGACAGCGCCTATTACGACGCGGCCATGGGCCACAACGTCATCTCCGTCAGCCCCGAAGATGCCATGATCCTCTGGGTGACGTCGCTGGCCTGACGGCGGGCGCTAGTGCTTGCGCCCGTCCAGCTCTCTCAGCAGGCTCTCGATATAAAGGAAATCGTCCACCTCTTCCCTGGCTTCATTCAAGGTGAGGTGATGGGTTCGGGCCAAGTAAGCCACGAATTTGTCCCGGTCATCCAGTATGGATGGCGCATTGCTGGCTTTCAGGTGCGGAAAGCGCTGTTTGATGCGGGGCATCCTGTCAATCCAGCTGGCAGCTGCTGCTTGTACAGGCATGGGGGGCACTCCCTGACAAACGTTTCATCTTTTTTTGGACCCCCATGGTATCACTTTTCCGGGAAGTTTGTAACGGCCCGCCGGGGCTGCCGGATCAGCTCTGACTGGTTCGGCGGCTTTCCGCCGTGGCGGCGGGTGCGGCAAACAGGCGGGTCAGCACCACGTGGCCTATGCCCACCGCAATCAGCTGCATCGCGATGAACATCGGAATGTGGCCCGGATAGATGCCTGCGAAGGTATCTGTAAAGCCGCGGGCGACGGTCACTGCCGGATTGGCAAAGCTGGTGGAGGACGTGAACCAATAGGCGCCGGTGATGTAGAGGCCAACCAGCGGGGGCACTGCGTCGGGACGCGACCGCAGCCCTCCAAATATCACGAACAGCAGGCCGAAGGTGGCCAGGATCTCGGAAAACCACTGACCGCTGCCGGTGCGGTGCATGGTGGCCGAGCTTTGCAGAATTGCAAGATCGAACATCGCGTGGCAGGCCCAGACGCCAAGGATGCCGCCGGCTGTCTGCGCCAGCATATAGGGCGCCGCCGCGCTCCAGGGATGTTCGCGGCGCAGGGCAAAGGCAAGGGTCACCGCCGGGTTGAAATGGGCACCGGAAACCGGGCCCAGGGTGGTGATGATCACATAGAGCATACAGCCGGTGGCCACAGCGTTGGCCAGCAGCGCCAGGGCGACGTTCCCGTCCGCCAGGGTTTCGGCCATGATGCCAGAGCCCACCACCCCGACCAGCAGCATCGCGGTGCCCAGGCCCTCGGCCAGAAGTTTCTGCGCGGTCATGCGATCTCTCCAATCCGCTTGAGCTGCTGCGACAGGTCCGCCGGGCTCATGGTTTCAACCGGCATTTCCAGCAGCGCCTTGGCGCGCTTTTCCAGCGTCGCATAGGCGGCGCGGAAGGCCGCGTCCCAATCCGGCTGCTCTGCCGCGGCGGGATCTTCGACGCCCCAATGGGCGCGCACCGGCGCGCCCGGCCAGACCGGGCAGGTTTCGCCGGCGGCAGAGGCGCAGACGGTAATCACCACATCCATTTCCGGCGCGTCCTCGGCGGCGAACTCATCCCAGCTCTTGGAGCGGGCGCCGGCGGTGCCGTGGCCCAGTTCGTTGAGCAGCACCAGCGATTGCGGATGCACCTTGCCGGTCGGGTTGGAGCCAGCGGAATACGCCCGCACGCGGCCTGCGCCCAGCGTGTTGAAAATCGACTCCAGCAGGATGGAGCGTGCGGAGTTGCCCGTGCAAAGGACAAGAATGTTCATGGATGAGGACCGTTCTTAAGGGTTAGTCGGAAGAATTCACGCGGCCGAGATCGTCAACCCGGTGCTGAAGCGACATGCGGTCGAGGGTCTCGAAAGGCAGCGCCACAAAGGCTTTGATACGGTTGCGCAGCAGACCAAAGGCCTGCTGAAAGGCAAGGCGGCGCTCGGCGTCGGTGCCGGTGGCCTTCACCGGGTCGGCCAGGCCCCAATGGGCGCTCATCGGCTGGCCGGGCCAGGCCGGGCATTCCTCGTTGGCGGCGTGGTCGCAGACGGTGAAGACGAAATCCATTTGCGGCGCGCCGGGACTGGAAAATTCATCCAGATCCTTGGATCTCAGGCCGGCGGTGTCATATCCCTTGGCCCGCAGCAGCGCGGTCACTTCCGGCCGCGGGCCGGGCGACGGGCGGGTGCCTGCGGAAAAGGCCCGGAACCTGCCGCCGCCCTCATGGTTCAGGATGGCTTCGGCCAGCAGCGATCTGGCGGAATTGCCGGTGCAGATGAACAGGACATTCAACGGGCGTTCAGTCGTTGGCATGGGAAACTCTTCACGCGTGACAGGGGCGCAGATATCGGGCCGGTTCCGGCAGCAGCCGGACAGCAGATCATCGAACAGGCCGCGCAGCCCCGGCAGGTCGGCGCTGTACATCAGCGAGGTGCCGGTCCGGTGCTGGCTGATCAGCCCGGCCTGTTTCAGCACCGACAGATAGGCAGAGGCGGTATTGGCCTTGAACGCCAGCGCCGCGGCAATCTCTCCCGCGGGCACTGCGTCCGGATAGCGGCGCATCAGCAGGCGGAACAGGGCCAGCCGGTTAGGATGCGCGAGGGCGCCAAGCTTATCTGCAATCTCTATTTCCATAATTCACGAAATATGGAAATAGAGATTGTCTGTCAACTCAGAATGCGGCTTTGGACCGGTGGGGGCAGACGGTCAGTCGGGCTCGTACCACCAGACATCCGGCATGAACCCGGTGCGGTCGCCGTAGACCGGCAGCTTGTCCGGAAAGCGCATTTCCTTGATATGGGCGATCCGCCCGACATCGAAGGACCAGAACGGAATGACATAGCGCCCCGCGGTCAGAACCCGGTCCAGCGCCCGCACGGCGGCGGTGAAATCCTCGGGCGCCTTGGCGGTCAGCATCGCGTCGATCATCGCTTCGGCAGCGGGGCTGTCCATCCCCATCAGGTTGCGGCTGCCGGGCTGGGTAATACCGTCGCGGCCCCAGTAATAACGCTGCTCGTTGCCCGGGCTCAGCGACAGCTCCATGCGGTAGCGGGTGAGGTCGAAGTCATAGCCAGTCCCGCGTTCGACATACTGCGCGTTGTCGACGGTTTCGGCGGACAGGGTAATGCCCAGGCGTTCCAGCGCGCGGGCGTAGATCTCTGTCACGGTTTTCATCTCGCCGTCGCCCTGGCGGATCAGCACGGTCAGGTTCAGCGCCTCTCCATCGCCGTTGCGCAGCACGCCATCGATCACGGTCCAGCCTGCGTCTTCCAGCAATTCCATTGCCTTGCGCAGATTGCCGCGGTTGCGCTTGCTGCCGTCGCCCTGCGGCAGCGTGTAGCCTTCCAGGGTGCCGGGCAGCAGGCTGTCCGCGAACGGCTCCAGCAGCGCCCGGACTTTGCCGCGGGCCGCCCCCGGCTGCATCCCCAGCACAGAGCCGGAGAAATAGGAGGTGATCCGCGGCTGCACGCCGCCGGTCACGGTGCCGTTGATGTATTCGAAATTGAACGCCAGCAGCAGCGCCTCGCGCACGCGCCAGTCATCCAGCGGCGCACGGCGGGTGTTCATCACAATCCCGGTCATGCCGGAGGGGCGCTGATGCGGGATCTCGCTTTTGACCACATCGCCGCGGGTAACCGCCGGGAAGCTGTAGACACTGTCCCATTTGTCGGCATTGAACTCGCGCACCGCGCTCAGTTCGCCCGCCTTGAAGGCTTCGAACAGCACGGTTTCATCACCGAAGAAGTCGATGCGCATCTCGTCGAAATTCTGGGTGCCGCGCTGAAGCGGCAGGTCCTTGCCCCAGTAATCGGGGTTGCGGCGCAGGGTGACAAAGCGGCCCGGCTCATAGGCGCTGACCACATAAGCCCCGGTGCCGATCGGCGCACCCTCGACCGTGTCTCTGCCAAACTCCTTGCCCTCCCACTGCGCCTTTTTCAGGATCGGGCGCATGCCGGCGATCAGGGCCAGCTCGCGGTCCTCGGTATTGAAGGTCAGGCGCAGGCTGCGCGGTCCGGTCTGTTCGATGCGCTCCACCTTGGTCCAGAACCCGCGGTAGCGGGGGTGCCCCT containing:
- a CDS encoding extracellular solute-binding protein gives rise to the protein MRKENFLNLRAALAGITLAFAANSAHAESAHGIAMYGDPALPPDFVSLPYANPDAPKGGKVVFGNTGGFDSLNPFALKGTSPWQLRFWSYESLMGRSWDEPFTLYGLLAESVETPEDRSWVEFTLREEARFSDGSPVTIEDVIWSYETLGTQGHPRYRGFWTKVERIEQTGPRSLRLTFNTEDRELALIAGMRPILKKAQWEGKEFGRDTVEGAPIGTGAYVVSAYEPGRFVTLRRNPDYWGKDLPLQRGTQNFDEMRIDFFGDETVLFEAFKAGELSAVREFNADKWDSVYSFPAVTRGDVVKSEIPHQRPSGMTGIVMNTRRAPLDDWRVREALLLAFNFEYINGTVTGGVQPRITSYFSGSVLGMQPGAARGKVRALLEPFADSLLPGTLEGYTLPQGDGSKRNRGNLRKAMELLEDAGWTVIDGVLRNGDGEALNLTVLIRQGDGEMKTVTEIYARALERLGITLSAETVDNAQYVERGTGYDFDLTRYRMELSLSPGNEQRYYWGRDGITQPGSRNLMGMDSPAAEAMIDAMLTAKAPEDFTAAVRALDRVLTAGRYVIPFWSFDVGRIAHIKEMRFPDKLPVYGDRTGFMPDVWWYEPD
- a CDS encoding arsenate reductase ArsC — its product is MNILVLCTGNSARSILLESIFNTLGAGRVRAYSAGSNPTGKVHPQSLVLLNELGHGTAGARSKSWDEFAAEDAPEMDVVITVCASAAGETCPVWPGAPVRAHWGVEDPAAAEQPDWDAAFRAAYATLEKRAKALLEMPVETMSPADLSQQLKRIGEIA
- a CDS encoding helix-turn-helix domain-containing protein, with product MEIEIADKLGALAHPNRLALFRLLMRRYPDAVPAGEIAAALAFKANTASAYLSVLKQAGLISQHRTGTSLMYSADLPGLRGLFDDLLSGCCRNRPDICAPVTREEFPMPTTERPLNVLFICTGNSARSLLAEAILNHEGGGRFRAFSAGTRPSPGPRPEVTALLRAKGYDTAGLRSKDLDEFSSPGAPQMDFVFTVCDHAANEECPAWPGQPMSAHWGLADPVKATGTDAERRLAFQQAFGLLRNRIKAFVALPFETLDRMSLQHRVDDLGRVNSSD
- a CDS encoding aquaporin, which produces MTAQKLLAEGLGTAMLLVGVVGSGIMAETLADGNVALALLANAVATGCMLYVIITTLGPVSGAHFNPAVTLAFALRREHPWSAAAPYMLAQTAGGILGVWACHAMFDLAILQSSATMHRTGSGQWFSEILATFGLLFVIFGGLRSRPDAVPPLVGLYITGAYWFTSSTSFANPAVTVARGFTDTFAGIYPGHIPMFIAMQLIAVGIGHVVLTRLFAAPAATAESRRTSQS
- a CDS encoding helix-turn-helix domain-containing protein, encoding MTGRDPKSLITIARANGGEDNAEPLDLGARVRELRKARDWTLEHAANQAGLARSTLSKIENGQMSPTYEALKKLAVGLQISVPQLFTPPQRDQVNGRMTVTKSGDGSAHATATYEHELLADGLTRKQMLPYRARVRARSMEEFDGWVRHDGEEFLYVLTGVVKLYTEFYEPIEMRRGDSAYYDAAMGHNVISVSPEDAMILWVTSLA